From Salinibacter grassmerensis, the proteins below share one genomic window:
- a CDS encoding TonB-dependent receptor, with translation MRLRLIGALGIVLTLIPAVAPAQPAVVKGLVQDGRDAVGVPYANVQLKGTTIGTAAGENGRFRLETTRTGSVVLRASAVGYDPVEHSLRLRAGDTTTVRFVLRAERVELDGAVVTGEAFSTGSPTESTLGSTEAVTTPGAAGDLFRALQSLPGVAAPGDGAGLFVRGGDVTETKTLLDQATVHHPYRYESPAGGSFGAVRPFLVGGTTLATGGFSAQYGDALSGVLAMESKDRPTESSRYVNLGLAAASLALDQPLVENTLGLRLSGNRSFTGLLFRVNGQHGDYATVPQGLDGNLGLTWDYGPTGQLKLFAFTRHNRIGVEATEGAYSGVYRGQTTNQLYSLQWTSQIRGWTVESSASWNAHTSTKSLGALNLSPTDQAAKLRVDATRKTDDRTLRAGGTLERRRYRFDGTVPTQPDVVTPDAPTRSIDQSLPATRAGGYAEIESSVLSSLVARAGLRADVHSRAGRPVVDPRVGLSWRVAPNTHLRAAWGLYHQFPELSTYGEHAGDNTLGAQSAQHVVVGLRHERENVLLRAEAYHKPYRDLVVRTGPSRYATDGTGAARGVDLFAKYGSFLGTRFNGWTSYSLLRSHRTQPRDRGTDLTLEQGPAPYDLTHQITAVGKVRVVDEIRVGGTYRYTTGQPFTPVVGTEQLETGTVLPVDGPVGSERLPAYHRLDLQVSYFWPFNRQQNVVVYAALNNVLDRANAVDVTYSPDYSTRRYRRTDFRRSVYFGLTLTL, from the coding sequence ATGCGTCTCCGACTCATTGGGGCACTCGGCATCGTACTCACGCTCATTCCTGCCGTGGCCCCGGCCCAGCCTGCCGTGGTGAAGGGCCTGGTGCAGGACGGGCGCGACGCCGTTGGTGTGCCCTACGCCAACGTGCAGCTCAAAGGAACGACCATCGGCACCGCTGCCGGGGAGAACGGCCGCTTTCGTCTCGAAACGACACGCACCGGATCGGTTGTCCTGCGGGCTTCGGCCGTCGGCTACGATCCCGTAGAGCACTCTCTCCGCCTCCGGGCCGGCGACACGACCACCGTTCGCTTCGTCCTCCGGGCCGAGCGCGTTGAGCTCGACGGGGCCGTCGTGACCGGCGAGGCCTTCTCGACCGGATCGCCCACGGAGTCTACCTTGGGCTCAACCGAGGCGGTGACGACACCGGGCGCCGCCGGGGATCTCTTCCGCGCGCTGCAGTCGCTCCCGGGCGTGGCTGCACCGGGAGATGGCGCCGGCCTCTTCGTGCGGGGCGGCGACGTGACCGAGACCAAAACGCTTCTCGACCAGGCGACGGTTCATCATCCGTACCGCTACGAGTCTCCGGCGGGCGGGTCGTTTGGCGCCGTTCGCCCCTTCCTCGTCGGCGGCACCACGCTTGCCACGGGCGGCTTCTCGGCCCAGTACGGCGACGCGCTCTCCGGCGTCCTCGCGATGGAGTCGAAGGATCGGCCGACGGAGTCCAGCCGGTACGTGAACCTCGGCCTCGCCGCCGCGTCCCTCGCCCTCGATCAGCCGCTCGTGGAGAATACGCTCGGCCTGCGGCTCTCTGGCAATCGCTCGTTTACCGGGCTTCTCTTCCGCGTCAACGGCCAGCACGGGGACTACGCCACCGTCCCGCAGGGCCTGGACGGCAACCTAGGCCTGACCTGGGACTACGGCCCCACCGGACAGCTCAAGCTCTTCGCCTTCACCCGCCACAACCGCATCGGCGTGGAGGCGACGGAAGGCGCCTATTCCGGCGTCTACCGCGGCCAGACCACGAACCAGCTCTACAGCCTGCAGTGGACGAGCCAAATACGCGGGTGGACCGTGGAGTCGAGTGCCTCCTGGAACGCACACACGTCGACGAAGAGTCTCGGCGCGCTCAACCTATCGCCGACCGACCAGGCCGCCAAGCTTCGTGTCGACGCCACGCGCAAGACCGACGACCGGACGCTCCGCGCCGGCGGCACCCTCGAGCGGCGGCGGTACCGGTTCGACGGCACGGTTCCGACGCAGCCGGACGTCGTGACCCCGGACGCCCCCACGCGTTCGATTGATCAATCGCTCCCGGCCACGCGGGCCGGCGGATACGCCGAGATCGAGTCCAGCGTCCTTTCGTCGCTCGTCGCCCGGGCCGGGCTGCGCGCCGACGTCCACAGTCGTGCGGGCCGACCGGTCGTCGATCCACGGGTGGGCCTGTCCTGGCGGGTCGCGCCGAACACCCATCTGCGGGCCGCCTGGGGGCTCTACCACCAGTTCCCGGAGCTCAGCACCTACGGCGAGCACGCCGGCGACAATACGCTCGGCGCCCAGAGCGCGCAGCACGTGGTGGTGGGCCTGCGCCACGAGCGAGAGAACGTGCTCCTGCGGGCCGAGGCCTACCACAAGCCGTACCGCGACCTGGTCGTCCGCACCGGGCCGTCCCGCTACGCAACCGATGGAACGGGGGCCGCGCGGGGCGTCGACCTTTTTGCCAAGTACGGATCGTTTCTGGGGACCCGCTTCAACGGATGGACCTCGTACAGCCTGCTTCGCTCCCATCGCACCCAGCCCCGGGACCGCGGGACGGACCTGACGCTCGAACAGGGACCGGCCCCCTACGACCTCACCCACCAGATCACGGCGGTGGGGAAGGTGCGTGTCGTGGACGAGATTCGGGTTGGCGGCACGTACCGGTATACCACTGGGCAGCCCTTCACGCCGGTCGTGGGTACTGAGCAATTGGAAACCGGCACGGTCCTGCCGGTGGACGGGCCGGTGGGGAGCGAGCGGCTTCCGGCCTACCACCGCCTCGACCTGCAGGTAAGCTACTTCTGGCCCTTCAACCGCCAGCAAAATGTGGTCGTCTACGCGGCGCTCAACAACGTCCTCGACCGGGCCAACGCCGTCGACGTGACCTACTCGCCCGACTATTCGACCCGCCGGTACCGACGGACGGACTTCCGCCGGTCGGTGTACTTCGGCCTCACCCTCACGCTTTGA
- the bioB gene encoding biotin synthase BioB translates to MTAWRTLATQVLEGSPLSPSQALDVVHAGDDELLPLLDAAFRVRRHHHGRRVRIHVLQNAKSGVCPEDCAFCSQSLKFDSDPEQYGMQQVDQIIEGAEAAWDKGAVTYCIVTATRGPHSSEVDVVCEATRRIKEKYPMDVCASLGLLDEEQAEKLADAGVDRYNHNLETSCDHFENVVTTHEWSDRVETVNRAKAAGMEACCGGIIGLGEAPKDWVDLAMALREIGVESVPVNFLNPRSGTPLEDVEKVRPQECLKALAMFRLVHPEADIRMAGGREVVLDQMQPLALYAANSFFTDGYLTTGGQGESKDYRMIQQAGFEPVIVEDGPERQVPVQADGTSSGDPDTAHRKHQPSTSPAN, encoded by the coding sequence ATGACAGCCTGGAGAACACTGGCCACCCAAGTACTCGAAGGCTCTCCCCTCTCTCCGTCGCAGGCGCTCGACGTCGTGCACGCCGGCGACGATGAGCTGCTCCCCCTGCTCGACGCGGCCTTTCGCGTCCGGCGGCATCATCACGGGCGGCGCGTGCGCATTCACGTCCTTCAAAACGCCAAAAGCGGCGTGTGCCCGGAGGACTGCGCGTTCTGCAGCCAGTCCCTCAAGTTCGACAGCGACCCCGAGCAGTATGGGATGCAACAGGTGGACCAGATCATTGAGGGCGCCGAAGCCGCCTGGGACAAAGGGGCGGTGACATACTGTATCGTCACCGCAACCCGGGGCCCCCACTCCAGCGAGGTCGACGTCGTCTGCGAGGCCACACGCCGCATCAAAGAGAAGTATCCGATGGACGTGTGCGCCTCCCTCGGGCTGCTCGACGAGGAGCAGGCCGAAAAACTTGCCGATGCAGGCGTGGATCGGTATAACCACAACTTGGAGACGTCGTGCGACCACTTCGAAAACGTGGTGACGACGCACGAGTGGAGTGACCGGGTTGAGACTGTCAACCGGGCCAAGGCGGCCGGCATGGAGGCATGCTGCGGGGGAATCATCGGGCTCGGCGAAGCCCCGAAGGACTGGGTCGACCTGGCCATGGCGCTCCGCGAGATTGGCGTGGAGTCGGTCCCGGTGAACTTCTTAAACCCGCGTTCCGGCACCCCCCTGGAGGATGTGGAGAAGGTGCGCCCCCAAGAGTGCCTGAAGGCCCTCGCCATGTTTCGGCTCGTCCATCCGGAGGCAGACATCCGCATGGCCGGCGGACGCGAGGTCGTGCTCGATCAGATGCAGCCCCTGGCCCTGTACGCCGCCAATTCCTTCTTCACCGACGGGTACCTGACCACGGGAGGGCAGGGCGAATCGAAGGACTACCGGATGATCCAGCAGGCCGGATTCGAGCCTGTGATCGTCGAGGACGGCCCGGAGCGGCAGGTGCCCGTACAGGCCGATGGCACATCTTCTGGGGACCCCGACACGGCCCACCGGAAGCATCAGCCTTCGACGAGTCCTGCCAACTGA